A single region of the Pontimicrobium sp. SW4 genome encodes:
- a CDS encoding anhydro-N-acetylmuramic acid kinase, translating to MIKSKYNIIGVMSGTSLDGLDVAYIEFCYNASWSFKIIKAETIDYPKEWKSILKNLVSNSLEELQEIDKKYTSYLAFTINDFIRQNSIRNLDAICSHGHTALHQPENGLTYQIGNQEGICKLIGKTVVCDFRIQDVKLGGQGAPLVPIGDQLLFHDYDFCVNLGGFANISYQVGGSRIAYDICPVNIVLNYYVKKLGLRYDDKGSLASKGQLNRELLDQLNKLEYYKEKAPKSLGLEWVISKVFPLIDSFGLEIKDILRTFIEHTAIQINNELNQKTNASVLFTGGGVYNSFLMKRISHFSFNKITKPSDEIIEYKEALIFGLLGVLKLRGENNCLSSVTGAKHNHSSGNIFIP from the coding sequence ATGATAAAATCGAAATACAATATTATTGGTGTTATGTCGGGAACTTCTCTTGATGGTTTGGATGTAGCATATATCGAATTTTGTTATAATGCATCTTGGTCTTTTAAAATAATTAAAGCTGAAACTATTGATTATCCTAAAGAATGGAAAAGCATACTTAAAAACCTTGTTTCAAATTCGTTGGAAGAATTGCAGGAGATTGATAAAAAATACACTTCGTATTTAGCTTTTACCATAAACGATTTTATTAGGCAAAACAGTATTAGGAATTTAGACGCAATTTGTTCTCATGGTCATACCGCATTGCATCAACCTGAAAATGGATTGACTTACCAAATAGGGAATCAAGAGGGAATTTGTAAATTAATTGGAAAGACAGTAGTCTGCGATTTCCGAATTCAAGATGTTAAACTTGGAGGACAAGGAGCTCCTTTAGTGCCTATTGGTGATCAATTATTATTTCATGACTATGATTTTTGCGTCAATTTAGGAGGCTTTGCAAATATTTCTTATCAAGTAGGTGGTAGTAGGATTGCCTATGATATTTGCCCAGTGAATATTGTACTTAATTATTATGTTAAAAAACTAGGGTTAAGATATGACGACAAAGGTAGTTTGGCTTCAAAAGGACAATTAAACCGTGAACTTTTAGATCAACTAAACAAACTAGAATACTACAAAGAAAAAGCTCCAAAATCTTTGGGATTAGAATGGGTTATTTCTAAAGTCTTTCCTTTAATTGATTCATTTGGATTAGAGATTAAAGATATACTAAGAACATTTATAGAGCACACAGCAATTCAAATAAATAATGAGTTAAATCAAAAGACAAATGCTAGTGTACTATTTACTGGAGGAGGTGTTTATAATTCATTTTTAATGAAGCGGATATCTCACTTTAGCTTTAATAAAATTACAAAACCATCAGACGAAATAATAGAATATAAGGAAGCACTGATTTTTGGTCTATTGGGAGTTCTTAAATTACGTGGAGAAAATAACTGTTTGAGTAGTGTTACTGGTGCTAAACATAATCATAGTTCAGGTAATATTTTTATACCATAA
- a CDS encoding helix-turn-helix domain-containing protein: protein MENKELDLAWDFVDNTNRNIFLTGKAGTGKTTFLHRLKMQSHKRMVIVAPTGVAAINAKGVTIHSFFQLPFGPILPDDELGSSSNFNRKFSKTKINIIKSLDLLIIDEISMVRVDLLDGIDKTLRRYKNRNLVFGGVQLLMIGDLQQLSPVIKENEWQLLKPFYKNAFFFSSQAYQNCNPLTIELRHIYRQENPLFINILNEIRNNNLSINSASELNKRYIPDFQPSKEEGYISLTTHNNKARQANKQELEKLEGKEQVYKAIVEGNFPEHSYPNKEELKLKVGAQVMFIKNDSSPEKRYFNGKIGKVILLEKDEVVVNCPEDDFNIITKLETWENIKYTVNSETKAITEDKIGSYSQIPLRLAWSITIHKSQGLTFEKAIIDAQGAFAHGQTYVALSRCKSLEGLVLKSKIESNQIISDQHVIDFSKNVEDNQPNEEVLQQSKREFQLNLISEVFDFYKFLYPVGRILDIYYKNRGSIEGSIEISLNRIKESTTNLLKISNSFKYQLKTLVGNIEIPEANMILQERFIKAITYFNEQTKSTIEIILKDISFSTDNKTIQKDIEKQLDTLEELLETKLSYFKGLKEGFKTDDFLTLRAKSVFLGKEKLKKQRKTVVDGTTNIELFELLRELRNQIAKREDLVHFQVFTQKSLYAMCETLPTTKEELKQIHGMGKTRIEKYGSEILNVIHSYCDENDIEVSQSPFVFETTKPKKKKGDTKKMSLDLFIKGKSVEEIANERDLSPTTITGHLANYISTGQVKITDLISEINYKELKELIPKTKFENLSDLKHQLDDKYSYGEIRLVLENLKT from the coding sequence ATGGAAAATAAGGAATTAGACTTAGCTTGGGATTTTGTTGATAATACAAATAGAAATATTTTTTTAACTGGCAAAGCAGGTACTGGAAAAACTACATTTTTGCATAGATTAAAAATGCAATCTCATAAGCGCATGGTAATTGTTGCACCTACTGGTGTTGCTGCTATTAATGCAAAAGGTGTGACCATTCATTCATTCTTTCAATTACCTTTTGGACCGATTTTACCAGATGATGAATTAGGTTCTTCTTCTAATTTTAATAGGAAATTCAGTAAAACTAAAATCAATATTATTAAGTCTCTAGATCTTTTAATTATAGATGAGATTAGTATGGTTAGAGTTGATTTATTAGATGGAATTGATAAGACTTTAAGACGTTATAAAAATAGAAACCTAGTGTTTGGTGGTGTACAATTATTAATGATAGGCGATTTGCAACAATTATCTCCAGTAATTAAAGAGAATGAATGGCAATTATTGAAACCTTTTTATAAAAATGCTTTTTTCTTTAGTAGTCAAGCTTATCAGAATTGTAACCCGCTAACGATAGAACTAAGGCATATATATCGTCAAGAAAATCCTTTATTTATAAATATTTTAAACGAAATACGAAATAATAACTTAAGTATTAACTCTGCTAGCGAATTGAATAAACGATATATTCCTGATTTTCAACCAAGCAAAGAAGAAGGATATATCTCATTAACAACACATAATAATAAAGCACGACAAGCTAATAAGCAAGAACTAGAAAAATTAGAAGGAAAAGAGCAAGTATATAAAGCAATAGTTGAAGGTAATTTTCCAGAACATTCCTATCCAAATAAAGAGGAATTAAAATTAAAAGTAGGTGCTCAGGTCATGTTTATTAAAAATGATAGTTCTCCCGAAAAACGCTATTTCAATGGTAAGATCGGTAAAGTTATTTTATTAGAGAAAGATGAAGTGGTTGTAAATTGTCCAGAGGACGACTTCAATATTATAACCAAATTAGAAACTTGGGAGAATATAAAATATACAGTAAATTCTGAAACGAAAGCAATTACTGAAGATAAAATTGGAAGTTATTCTCAAATCCCATTGCGTTTAGCTTGGTCAATTACTATTCATAAAAGCCAAGGATTAACGTTTGAAAAAGCTATTATTGATGCTCAAGGAGCATTTGCTCATGGGCAAACTTATGTGGCACTTAGTAGATGCAAATCCTTGGAAGGCTTGGTTTTAAAAAGTAAGATTGAGTCCAATCAAATTATAAGTGATCAACATGTTATTGACTTCAGTAAAAATGTCGAGGATAATCAACCTAATGAAGAGGTTTTACAACAGTCTAAGCGAGAATTTCAACTGAATTTAATTTCTGAAGTTTTCGATTTTTATAAATTTCTGTATCCAGTTGGCCGAATTTTAGATATTTATTATAAAAATAGAGGGAGTATTGAAGGCTCAATAGAAATATCATTAAATAGAATTAAGGAGAGTACAACAAATTTACTTAAGATTAGTAATAGTTTTAAATACCAACTAAAAACGTTAGTTGGTAATATAGAAATTCCTGAAGCTAACATGATTCTTCAAGAACGTTTTATTAAAGCTATTACTTATTTTAATGAACAGACTAAGTCAACCATAGAAATAATATTGAAGGACATTAGTTTTTCAACGGACAACAAAACAATTCAAAAAGATATAGAGAAGCAATTAGATACTTTAGAGGAATTATTGGAGACTAAACTATCATATTTTAAAGGTTTAAAAGAAGGCTTCAAAACGGATGATTTTTTAACTTTAAGAGCAAAATCTGTTTTCTTAGGAAAAGAGAAACTAAAAAAACAACGTAAAACTGTTGTAGATGGTACAACAAATATTGAACTCTTTGAATTGCTCAGAGAGCTAAGAAATCAAATTGCAAAGCGTGAAGATTTAGTGCATTTTCAAGTTTTTACTCAAAAATCATTGTATGCTATGTGCGAAACCTTGCCAACAACCAAAGAAGAATTAAAGCAGATTCATGGTATGGGTAAAACACGAATTGAAAAGTATGGATCAGAAATTTTAAATGTTATTCACTCGTATTGCGATGAAAACGATATTGAGGTTTCTCAAAGTCCTTTTGTATTTGAAACTACAAAACCAAAAAAGAAAAAGGGAGATACCAAAAAAATGTCTTTAGATTTGTTTATAAAAGGAAAATCTGTTGAGGAAATTGCTAATGAGCGAGATCTAAGTCCTACAACAATTACTGGTCATTTGGCAAATTATATTTCTACAGGACAGGTGAAAATTACAGATTTAATTTCTGAAATAAATTATAAAGAATTGAAAGAGCTAATTCCTAAGACTAAATTCGAAAACCTTTCAGACCTTAAGCATCAGTTAGATGATAAATATTCTTACGGAGAGATTCGTCTAGTTTTAGAGAACTTAAAAACATAA
- a CDS encoding ribonuclease HII yields MLELKYSKFEFECGTDEAGRGCLAGPVTAAAVILPLDFENSILNDSKQLSHKKRDLLKSIIETSAINFGVAHVFEKEIDNINILNASILAMHKSIKKLSTTTEFIAVDGNRFKPFKNIPYKTIIKGDGKYLNIAAASVLAKTYRDAYMLKIHEEFPMYNWKQNKGYPTIEHREAIKKYGITKYHRKSFKLLPEQLTFEF; encoded by the coding sequence ATGCTTGAACTAAAATATTCAAAATTTGAATTTGAATGTGGCACAGACGAGGCTGGTCGTGGTTGTCTTGCTGGCCCAGTTACTGCTGCTGCAGTTATATTACCCTTAGATTTTGAGAATTCGATATTAAACGATTCCAAGCAACTATCGCATAAAAAAAGAGATCTATTAAAATCAATTATTGAAACCTCCGCTATTAATTTTGGAGTTGCTCATGTTTTTGAAAAGGAAATAGATAACATAAATATATTAAATGCATCTATTTTGGCGATGCATAAATCTATTAAAAAACTATCAACCACAACCGAATTTATTGCTGTAGATGGTAACCGATTTAAGCCCTTTAAAAATATTCCATATAAAACCATTATTAAAGGTGATGGTAAATATTTAAACATTGCTGCTGCTTCAGTTTTAGCAAAAACGTATCGTGATGCTTACATGCTAAAAATTCATGAAGAATTCCCAATGTACAACTGGAAACAAAACAAAGGTTATCCAACTATTGAGCATCGCGAAGCCATTAAAAAATATGGTATTACAAAATACCATCGAAAATCTTTCAAGCTCTTACCAGAACAATTAACTTTTGAATTTTAA
- a CDS encoding acyl-CoA dehydrogenase — MNFSLTEEHIMVRDAARDFAQTELLPGVIERDNKQVFPDELVKKMGELGFLGIMVDPKYGGSGMDAISYVLIMEELSKVDASASVIVSVNNSLVCYGLEAYGNEEQKQKYLTKLATGEFVGAFCLSEPEAGSDATSQKTTAIDKGDHYLLNGTKNWITNGGRSDVYLVIAQTDKEKGHKGINAFIVEKGMEGFDIGPKEDKLGIRGSDTHTLQFNDVKVPKENRIGEDGFGFKFAMKTLSGGRIGIASQALGIASGAYELALKYSKERKAFGTEICNHQAIAFKLADMHTEIEAARMLVMKAAWDKDQGNNYDMSSAMAKLYASQVAMTHTVEAVQIHGGNGFVKEYHVERLMRDAKITQIYEGTSEIQKIVISRGVIRG, encoded by the coding sequence ATGAATTTTAGCCTAACCGAAGAACATATAATGGTTCGTGATGCTGCAAGAGATTTTGCGCAAACAGAATTACTTCCAGGAGTTATAGAACGCGATAACAAACAAGTCTTTCCAGATGAATTAGTTAAGAAAATGGGTGAGCTGGGTTTTTTAGGAATTATGGTGGATCCTAAATATGGAGGAAGTGGTATGGATGCTATTTCTTACGTATTGATTATGGAAGAATTATCAAAAGTTGATGCATCTGCCTCAGTAATTGTTTCGGTAAATAACTCGTTAGTTTGTTATGGACTAGAAGCATATGGTAATGAAGAACAAAAGCAAAAATACCTTACCAAATTAGCTACTGGTGAATTTGTTGGTGCTTTTTGTTTAAGTGAACCAGAAGCTGGTAGTGATGCAACTTCGCAAAAAACAACAGCAATTGATAAAGGTGACCACTATTTATTAAACGGAACAAAAAACTGGATTACTAATGGAGGAAGAAGTGATGTTTATTTAGTAATTGCACAAACAGATAAAGAAAAAGGTCACAAAGGCATCAATGCTTTTATTGTTGAAAAAGGTATGGAAGGATTTGATATTGGACCAAAAGAAGATAAATTAGGCATTCGTGGAAGTGACACACATACACTGCAATTTAACGATGTAAAAGTGCCAAAAGAAAATAGAATTGGAGAAGATGGTTTTGGTTTTAAATTTGCTATGAAAACCCTCTCTGGTGGTAGAATTGGTATTGCTTCTCAAGCACTAGGTATAGCTTCTGGAGCTTATGAATTGGCTCTTAAATATTCTAAAGAGCGTAAAGCTTTTGGTACCGAAATTTGTAATCATCAAGCAATCGCATTTAAGCTAGCAGATATGCACACAGAAATTGAAGCAGCACGTATGCTTGTAATGAAAGCAGCTTGGGACAAAGACCAAGGCAATAATTACGACATGTCTAGTGCAATGGCTAAGCTTTACGCTTCGCAAGTAGCCATGACACATACTGTTGAAGCTGTTCAAATTCATGGTGGAAACGGTTTTGTTAAAGAATACCATGTAGAACGTTTAATGCGTGATGCCAAAATTACCCAGATTTATGAAGGTACGTCTGAGATACAAAAGATTGTGATTTCAAGAGGCGTTATAAGAGGGTAA
- a CDS encoding ribonuclease HII, translated as MKKFFVSLIILSIYFSCNNSKGNKTNITQLIPDSTSVVLKINTLETFKSDLKNSAFLKEISSTEFHKILNSSLEVLENFNTNNELLVCFNNSGDSLYYTFITKYHDSLLQKGDSLKLYNTIIDSIFVASNSNRLVSNLNVQENTNFNTFSNALSENKSFSILLDNKSVNSFGKGVFSTSNDSFSNSIAFDAEITPDQVVLNGMSINNDSVKKFTDLFKNTIPQENTIQNITPSNSDGFLSFTYNDFQTLHKNLASYKQQTIDSTQHFEVLETLTEAGLIYFEDKSVLVLKSIDAFSTNDILNSKENTIGSFRNIDIFSFNSPSYFENIFTPIASFKDASKYINIDDYFVFSNDEDLLKSIITSFQNGSTYSKDANYSNLKLSLSDEASLLIIVNSEKLESIIDSTFNETAKSLNLSNHKFSGFQIVQDDGFVHINSAIKKNKSRRQQHTISEEFNVSLDSDILTNPQFVINHRTKQKDIVVQDINNNLYLISNKGKVLWKKQLQGTILGKIEQVDLYKNGRLQLVFATSNRVYILDRNGKDVSPFPLKFNNVITQPLSVFDYDNNKNYRFVVVQNNILIMYDKNGKRVNGFEYKNNSNDIITQPKHFRINNRDYIVFAVGNSLKILNRRGQSRVAVNENINFSGNAIYNYNNVFTTTTSNGDLVQVNLKGNVSKQSLNLSNNHYITTTSKTLASVDENKLTIRQRTQELDFGNYTAPIIFYINDKIYVTLTDLQAQKVYLFDSQSNPIVNFPVYGTSLIDLANIDGDSNLEIVTKGENNSIIVYQKN; from the coding sequence ATGAAAAAGTTTTTTGTTTCTCTTATTATTCTCTCAATATACTTTAGCTGCAATAATTCTAAAGGAAACAAGACCAACATTACTCAGCTTATTCCAGATTCTACTTCAGTTGTACTAAAAATAAACACACTAGAAACATTTAAAAGTGACCTTAAAAACAGTGCTTTTTTAAAAGAGATTTCATCGACTGAATTTCACAAAATCCTCAACTCTTCTTTAGAAGTTCTTGAAAATTTCAATACAAATAATGAATTATTGGTATGTTTTAATAATTCTGGAGACTCTTTATACTATACATTTATCACTAAATATCATGATAGTTTGTTACAAAAAGGTGATTCACTTAAATTATATAACACCATAATAGATAGCATTTTTGTAGCCTCAAATTCGAATAGACTTGTTTCTAATTTAAATGTTCAAGAAAACACAAACTTCAATACTTTTAGCAACGCTTTAAGTGAGAACAAATCTTTCTCTATATTGCTTGACAACAAGAGCGTAAACAGCTTCGGAAAGGGTGTTTTTAGCACTTCAAATGATAGTTTTTCAAACAGCATAGCTTTTGATGCTGAAATTACTCCAGACCAAGTGGTCCTTAATGGTATGAGTATTAATAATGACTCTGTAAAGAAATTTACTGACCTCTTTAAAAATACAATTCCGCAAGAAAACACCATTCAAAACATTACACCCTCAAATAGTGATGGTTTTTTAAGTTTTACTTATAACGACTTTCAAACACTTCATAAAAACTTAGCAAGCTACAAACAGCAAACTATAGACAGTACACAACATTTTGAGGTTTTAGAAACTTTAACCGAAGCTGGGCTAATCTATTTTGAAGACAAAAGCGTTTTAGTTCTTAAATCTATAGATGCTTTTAGTACGAATGACATTTTAAACAGTAAAGAAAACACTATAGGAAGCTTTAGAAATATTGACATTTTTTCTTTTAATAGTCCAAGCTATTTTGAAAACATCTTTACACCTATTGCTTCATTTAAGGACGCTTCAAAATATATTAACATTGATGACTATTTTGTATTTTCTAATGATGAAGACTTGCTTAAAAGCATTATTACAAGCTTTCAAAATGGTAGCACCTATAGTAAAGATGCAAATTATTCAAACTTAAAACTATCTTTAAGTGATGAAGCTTCACTTTTAATAATTGTAAATTCAGAAAAATTAGAATCAATTATAGATAGTACTTTTAATGAAACAGCGAAGAGCCTCAACTTAAGCAATCATAAATTTTCAGGCTTTCAAATAGTGCAAGATGATGGTTTTGTTCATATTAATAGTGCTATAAAAAAGAATAAATCTAGAAGACAACAACATACAATATCTGAAGAATTTAATGTATCGCTTGATTCCGATATTTTAACCAATCCGCAGTTTGTAATTAACCATCGTACTAAACAAAAAGATATTGTTGTACAAGACATAAACAACAACTTATATTTAATTTCTAATAAAGGAAAAGTGCTTTGGAAAAAACAATTACAAGGTACTATTCTTGGTAAAATAGAGCAAGTAGATCTTTATAAAAATGGACGCTTGCAACTAGTATTTGCCACTTCAAATCGTGTTTATATTTTGGATAGGAATGGAAAAGATGTCAGTCCCTTTCCATTAAAATTTAATAATGTAATTACTCAACCTCTAAGTGTTTTTGATTATGACAATAACAAGAATTATCGTTTTGTTGTAGTTCAAAATAACATTCTTATTATGTATGATAAAAATGGAAAACGTGTTAATGGGTTTGAGTACAAAAACAACTCCAACGATATTATAACCCAACCAAAACACTTTAGAATAAATAATAGAGATTATATTGTTTTTGCAGTTGGAAATAGTTTAAAAATATTGAACCGTCGTGGTCAATCTAGAGTAGCAGTTAACGAGAACATCAATTTTTCTGGTAATGCTATTTACAACTATAACAATGTGTTTACTACGACAACGTCAAATGGCGATTTAGTACAAGTGAACTTAAAAGGCAATGTTAGTAAGCAATCGCTAAACCTAAGTAACAATCATTATATTACAACTACAAGTAAAACATTAGCTTCGGTTGATGAGAATAAATTAACCATTAGGCAACGCACACAAGAATTAGATTTTGGCAATTATACAGCTCCAATCATATTTTACATCAACGATAAAATTTACGTCACACTTACCGATTTACAAGCTCAAAAAGTTTACTTGTTTGACAGTCAATCAAACCCAATTGTAAATTTTCCAGTATATGGAACTTCTTTAATTGATCTTGCAAATATAGATGGCGATAGTAATTTAGAGATCGTTACCAAAGGCGAAAATAATTCGATAATAGTTTATCAAAAAAATTAA
- a CDS encoding putative porin yields MNRIVLLLFSFFMVGVLTAQVKPPIKQAEGAGRFSIQENDSLSRDNSKRIRKNENATIDLYKIISKEHDTTFVDTTLTIYKEYKFNYLRRDNFTVLPFSNIGQTYNTLSYDFENNSLIPVFGARARHFNFIEVEDVNYYYVPTPLTELMFKTAFEQGQLLDAFFTVNTTPQFNFSIAYKGLRSLGKYQHVLTSTGNFRFTTNYKTKNGRYNVRAHSVIQDLMNEENGGILDKDLKEFESGNPRFIDRSVFDPAFEDAESVLKGKRFHLDHYYNLIQQKDSSSQNTLSLGNLVSYESKYYQYEQTSPYTDYFGDSFPSSNLNDKTTLENVYVEANTRYRSNTLGELKFNLGYSQYNYGYNTLVSINGNDITNRLKGNVVSVGGGYKNTIRKLQIQGDFGLNLSGDFDGNFLNGRAGYSINEDSKVSATINISSKAPNYNYLLYQSDYINYNWQNSFDNIQTKQLGFDISSSKLINLNLDYTTINNYTYFNKTDTEPSLLKPNQYSGTVNYFRARLEKELKFGKFALNNTLLYQTVVDGADVLNVPDIITRNTFYYTNHFFEKALFLQTGITFNYFSKYNMNGYDPVLAEFYIQNEKQLGGYPRLDFFINAKVKQTRIFFKLEHFNAPFTGYNYYSTPNAIHRDLGIRFGLVWNFFM; encoded by the coding sequence ATGAATCGTATTGTTTTATTATTATTTTCTTTTTTTATGGTTGGAGTTTTAACTGCTCAGGTTAAACCACCAATAAAACAAGCTGAGGGAGCAGGTAGATTTAGTATTCAAGAAAATGATTCGTTAAGTAGAGATAATTCAAAAAGGATTCGTAAAAATGAAAATGCGACAATAGATCTTTATAAAATTATTTCTAAAGAACATGATACTACTTTTGTAGATACAACATTAACTATATATAAGGAGTATAAATTCAACTACTTACGAAGAGATAATTTTACTGTATTACCTTTTTCAAATATTGGACAAACCTATAATACTTTAAGTTACGATTTCGAAAACAATTCTTTAATACCAGTTTTTGGAGCTCGTGCAAGGCATTTTAATTTTATAGAAGTCGAGGATGTTAACTATTATTATGTGCCAACGCCTTTAACAGAATTAATGTTTAAAACAGCTTTCGAACAAGGGCAATTATTAGATGCTTTCTTTACTGTAAATACAACACCACAATTTAACTTTTCAATAGCTTATAAGGGACTTAGGTCATTAGGAAAGTATCAGCACGTTTTAACAAGTACTGGGAATTTTAGATTTACCACAAATTATAAAACTAAAAACGGCAGATATAATGTTAGAGCACATTCAGTAATACAAGATTTAATGAATGAAGAAAATGGAGGGATTTTAGATAAAGACCTCAAGGAGTTTGAGTCAGGAAATCCTAGATTTATAGATCGTTCTGTTTTTGATCCAGCTTTCGAAGATGCTGAAAGTGTTTTAAAAGGAAAAAGATTTCACTTAGATCATTATTATAATCTTATTCAGCAAAAAGACTCATCAAGCCAAAATACATTAAGCCTTGGAAATCTAGTGTCTTATGAAAGTAAGTATTATCAATATGAACAAACATCTCCTTACACCGATTATTTTGGCGATTCTTTCCCAAGCTCCAATTTAAATGACAAAACCACCTTAGAGAATGTATATGTTGAAGCGAACACAAGATATAGAAGCAATACGCTAGGAGAGTTAAAGTTCAATTTAGGATACAGTCAATATAATTATGGTTATAACACTTTAGTGTCTATAAATGGTAATGATATTACTAATCGTTTAAAAGGGAATGTGGTTTCCGTTGGAGGAGGCTATAAAAATACCATTAGAAAACTTCAAATTCAAGGAGATTTTGGATTGAATCTTTCAGGAGACTTTGATGGGAATTTTTTAAATGGAAGAGCAGGGTATAGTATTAATGAGGATTCTAAAGTTAGTGCTACAATTAATATAAGTTCCAAAGCACCCAATTATAACTATCTATTATATCAAAGTGACTATATAAATTATAATTGGCAAAACTCGTTTGATAATATACAAACTAAACAATTAGGGTTTGATATAAGTTCAAGCAAACTAATTAATCTTAACTTAGATTATACAACAATTAATAATTATACCTATTTTAATAAAACTGATACTGAACCATCACTTTTAAAACCAAACCAATATAGTGGTACAGTTAATTATTTTAGAGCAAGATTAGAAAAAGAGCTGAAGTTTGGAAAATTTGCCCTTAATAATACATTGCTTTACCAAACAGTTGTAGATGGAGCAGACGTTTTAAATGTTCCAGATATTATTACTAGGAATACTTTTTATTATACTAATCATTTTTTCGAAAAAGCATTATTCCTTCAAACTGGAATAACCTTCAATTACTTCTCCAAATATAATATGAATGGATACGATCCTGTTCTAGCTGAGTTTTATATTCAAAATGAAAAACAACTAGGAGGATATCCCAGATTAGACTTCTTTATAAACGCTAAAGTAAAACAAACACGTATCTTTTTTAAGTTAGAACACTTCAATGCTCCGTTTACAGGTTACAATTATTATTCCACACCTAATGCTATTCACCGAGATTTAGGGATACGATTTGGTTTGGTATGGAATTTTTTCATGTGA
- a CDS encoding Glu/Leu/Phe/Val dehydrogenase dimerization domain-containing protein: MKELLNKYENKAPEIVFNWKDPETEAEGWTVINSLRGGAAGGGTRMRKGLDMNEVLSLAKTMEIKFTVSGPAIGGAKSGINFDPKDPRKKGVLERWYKAVSPLLKSYYGTGGDLNVDEIHEVIPITEESGVWHPQEGVFNGYFKPTEADKINRIGQLRHGVIKVIENPDYSPDVSRKLTVADMITGFGVAIAVKHYYEIYGGSIVGKRAVVQGFGNVGAAAAFYLAQMKAKVVGIIDITGGIINENGFSFEEITNLFLEKTGNTLESDNLIPFEEVSSKIWSLETEIFAPCAASRLITKEQIDSMIESGLEVISCGANVPFADKEIFFGSIMEFTDSKVSLIPDFISNCGMARVFAYFMERRVEMTDDAIFEDTSSIIKTAIQNIYNHNHHKTELSKTAFTLALSELV, translated from the coding sequence ATGAAAGAATTATTAAACAAATACGAAAATAAAGCACCAGAAATAGTATTTAATTGGAAAGATCCAGAAACTGAAGCAGAAGGGTGGACAGTAATAAACTCATTACGAGGAGGTGCCGCAGGTGGAGGAACTAGAATGCGTAAAGGACTTGATATGAATGAGGTTTTGTCGTTGGCAAAAACCATGGAAATTAAGTTCACCGTTTCTGGACCAGCTATTGGAGGCGCAAAATCTGGAATAAATTTTGACCCTAAAGATCCTCGAAAAAAAGGAGTTTTAGAGCGTTGGTATAAAGCCGTTTCTCCATTATTGAAAAGTTACTATGGAACAGGAGGTGACTTAAATGTTGATGAAATTCATGAAGTTATTCCAATTACTGAAGAATCAGGTGTATGGCATCCACAAGAGGGGGTTTTTAATGGATATTTTAAACCAACGGAAGCAGATAAAATTAATCGAATAGGTCAATTAAGACATGGTGTTATAAAGGTTATTGAAAACCCAGATTATTCTCCTGATGTTTCAAGAAAATTGACAGTTGCAGATATGATTACTGGTTTTGGTGTCGCTATTGCAGTAAAACACTATTACGAAATTTATGGAGGATCTATAGTTGGAAAGCGAGCAGTTGTACAAGGCTTTGGAAATGTAGGTGCAGCAGCAGCCTTCTATTTAGCGCAAATGAAAGCAAAGGTGGTGGGAATTATTGATATTACTGGAGGTATTATAAATGAAAACGGATTTAGTTTTGAAGAAATCACTAACTTGTTTCTTGAAAAAACAGGAAACACACTTGAAAGCGATAATTTAATTCCGTTTGAAGAAGTTAGCAGTAAAATATGGTCACTCGAAACAGAAATATTTGCACCTTGTGCCGCATCACGATTAATAACAAAAGAGCAAATAGATTCTATGATAGAAAGTGGATTAGAAGTTATTTCGTGTGGAGCTAATGTGCCATTTGCTGATAAAGAGATTTTCTTTGGATCAATAATGGAATTTACTGATAGTAAGGTAAGTCTTATTCCAGATTTTATTTCTAATTGCGGAATGGCTAGAGTTTTTGCGTATTTTATGGAACGACGAGTAGAGATGACAGATGATGCTATTTTTGAGGATACGTCAAGTATTATAAAAACTGCTATTCAGAATATATACAATCACAATCATCATAAAACAGAATTAAGTAAAACCGCTTTCACTTTAGCATTAAGTGAGCTTGTGTAA